AAGGTGAAGAATAATTTATTACTACAGTATAGTGATTCAATGGTCAGAAGAGGATCAACTATGTTTAATTTATCATTATCCTGTAAATCCTTAAATCCTGGATATCCTGATTCAGACAATGATTATGAATGCAAATCTTCACGCCATGTAAAAATAATTTTCTCCTCAGCTTGTCTAAATTCAATATTAAACTTATCAAATACAACTTCTCGACCTAATAATAATTGTTCTCCACCCGTATTAGTTTGTAACCATGCTACAGAAGCAATAAAATTATGTCCATCAATTGTCATTTCTACATTACGTAAAACATACTCAACTTTGCCTCCTATGGTTTCTGCTAATAAAATAGATTCTGCATCAGCTAAAGCATAACCTAAATCTTGACCTACTTTTAATGAAATTAAACTCAATTCAGCACCGGAATCTACTAACATTGTTGTAGAAAATTCTATATTTCCGTGCTTTAATTTAACGCTATAATTTGGTTGCCAATCATGACGGGCAACGGTGCGGAAACGAATTGGTAAAATCTCTATAGAAGCTGTGTGATGAGGAACTAAATAAATTAAAAACGTCTGTTTTGCAGCTTTAGCTAATTCTAAAACTTCGCGTAAGTTCTCGCTGTGTGCAATTATCCCGTTAGCATTATAAGCAACATATTGATTTTTATATAAATCTAATAACATTTGGCGGTTGCGGTTTAACCACTTAAGTATTTCATCAGTTTCGCTTTTAGAAGGTGTTGTGTTCATATCGCTTACTGTGTTATGAATAAAAAAATATTTATCTTGTATTTTTTATCTTGTATTTTCCCTTAGTATAACAAATATTGTAAAGGCATAATAAAACTTAATATTGGAAAAGGTAAGCAATAGGGAAAACTAACAAGGAGCATAGGTTGGTTTAGGATGGAGTTTATAAAACAAGATTTCTGAATTCTTTAAGAAATAGGGATATAAATTTCTGACTAAATTTGTCTTTTTAAATACTACATCTATTATCTTTTCAGCTATACAATGTGGTTAACAATATATTTTTCATGGTTGTATTTCTACCGCTTCAAAAGTAATTCTCACAAGTATTTTATACCATTTTAGGTATTGATAATGACTTACAATTCAGAAGAAATGCAACAAATTCTCGAAGTGGCTTTTAGACGTAAGCAACAAGGAGAATATACAAGAGAACAAATAATAGAAATCGCATCAGAATTAGGTGTTTCTTCAGAATCTCTACAAGCTGCGGAACAGGAATGGTTAAAAAAACAAGTAGAAGTGAAAAAAGATCAGATGTCTAATAATCAAAAACACAAAGAGTTCTTAGCACATTTATTTACTTTTATTGCTGTTAATGGGTTTTTGATTTTGTTGAATCTGTTCACAAGTCCTGGATATTTTTGGGCGATTTTTCCCCTTTTAGGTTGGGGTTTAGGTTTGTTTTTACATTGGATGAAAGCTTATATGTAAGGATTTAGATCCCCGACTTCTTTAAGAAGTCGGGGATCTGGAGTATTAATTTATTTACCGCAAACTTCTAATTGCTTCACATAAAAAACGTCTCTACGACACTAACACCTGAAGCGGATCTTCATTAGGTGGATGTAAACCAGCTTTTACCCAAAAACCTCGCGCACTGCGAATAGAATCATCTTCTGTATATCGCTCATCATTAAGATCAAGTCGCTTACAAGTAGCTCTACCTGTGGGAGTTGTTCCTAAAAGAGTCTTACCGTCAGCACTCCAAATAAAATGATCCGACCATTTTTGTTGACGAGGATTAAATAAAGGAGTAATGGCTTGTGTTTCTGGGTCAATTCCTGCTAAAAAGTTATAGCGGCGTTCATTGCACCGACGACAAGCTAAAGCTAAATTATTAATATCATCAGCACCACCTAAA
This portion of the Anabaena sphaerica FACHB-251 genome encodes:
- a CDS encoding retropepsin-like domain-containing protein, with the protein product MNTTPSKSETDEILKWLNRNRQMLLDLYKNQYVAYNANGIIAHSENLREVLELAKAAKQTFLIYLVPHHTASIEILPIRFRTVARHDWQPNYSVKLKHGNIEFSTTMLVDSGAELSLISLKVGQDLGYALADAESILLAETIGGKVEYVLRNVEMTIDGHNFIASVAWLQTNTGGEQLLLGREVVFDKFNIEFRQAEEKIIFTWREDLHS
- a CDS encoding 2TM domain-containing protein; this translates as MTYNSEEMQQILEVAFRRKQQGEYTREQIIEIASELGVSSESLQAAEQEWLKKQVEVKKDQMSNNQKHKEFLAHLFTFIAVNGFLILLNLFTSPGYFWAIFPLLGWGLGLFLHWMKAYM
- a CDS encoding HNH endonuclease, giving the protein MTIDDSTRELVRKRAKYLCEYCHSPERISTTRFTLDHVIPKSLGGADDINNLALACRRCNERRYNFLAGIDPETQAITPLFNPRQQKWSDHFIWSADGKTLLGTTPTGRATCKRLDLNDERYTEDDSIRSARGFWVKAGLHPPNEDPLQVLVS